The genomic stretch ATTTAAACTTTCCGTCCGGATTTTCCGCTTAAAGAGAGAGTCCTTAAACCAGTCCATGAGATTTCCAGCTTCAGCGTGGAGGATGTCAACTCTAGGGATTCTTATTGCATTATCTCGGATCTCTCTTAAGAGAGTACGTGATGTATGAAGCATATGCACTAAAAATTCTCGAGATCAAGTTACTCGGGCGGCCGAGGGTCCTCTATCCCCTCGAGGAACTCTCTGAATGATAATCAGCCACTTCATATTTCCGGGCCCTACTCCACTCGAGCAGCTATATCGTTGAGGGGGTGAAGCGAGTCCAGAGACTCGACGAGGCCCGTTGGTAGACTCCAGTTATTTTAGTAGCTAGTAGCCCGGCAACCCCTATTTCCTCCAGAGGGTGACTACCTGTCTCTATACTGCCCTCATACAGTATTAAAGCGGCTGTCGTTTTGAATAGAGTTTCCCGCTCCATCAGGTCTTAATATTATGTGTTCACTCTCGCATCTAACCCTGGAGATCTCACTGCCTCCCAGCTCCACATAAAAACTCCTCGATCATCGAAATCCCTTTCATCCGCATGGAAAGTGATATGAAATCGGTAGAAACTCTCAATTTAGGAGCGAGTTACGTTCAAAAAGCTTAAATTTAGTGTGTTGAATTATATATAAAGGATCGTCTACCTCAGGGGCTGACTGCGGGAGTGATGAAAGGGGATTGAGCGAGGTGAGTAGCTTGGATTACTTAACTCTCATCTTATTGTCCCTAGGATTATCTTTAGATGATTTCGGCCTAGCTTTCGCCTTAAGTCTATTGATGCAGGGTGGGACCCTTAGGAATTTGATAGTTAAAGCTAGTAAGATAGCGGCCGCATTCTCAATATCTACCGCATTACTGCCCCTGTTAGGCTGGCTAGTCGGATTAGCTATATATGAGTGGATCGCTCCCTTCAGCGCTTGGGTGGTCTTGATAGTCTTCTCACTCGTCGGACTCCGGATAATTAGGGAAGCTCTCGAGGATGAAAGGCATGAGGTTATGGAGAGAGTCTCCTCCTTTTGGGCAATGACAGCTATGGGCACCTTAGCGAGTATAGATGAGGGAGC from Candidatus Korarchaeum sp. encodes the following:
- a CDS encoding manganese efflux pump MntP family protein, yielding MDYLTLILLSLGLSLDDFGLAFALSLLMQGGTLRNLIVKASKIAAAFSISTALLPLLGWLVGLAIYEWIAPFSAWVVLIVFSLVGLRIIREALEDERHEVMERVSSFWAMTAMGTLASIDEGAVGISYPFLGIPVLWIVIAVTLANTVLISLAALLSDRIRDLSGKLPSILSGVILIILGILEFLDLAFGI